The Lonchura striata isolate bLonStr1 chromosome 9, bLonStr1.mat, whole genome shotgun sequence region TGCCTGGGAATGATGGAGATGTCCCTTTAGTAATTTTTCACCTAATTTGATTTATGGAGGAAGAAGAAACTTTCCCACATTCATTTTTGCAGAAAGGCAGAGTCATTGGCTGTCATTGCTGGCTGCAGTGCCTGTGAACCCACGTTCACAACATGTTCAAGACACAATTGGGTCTCGCTCCCTCTTCTTCCAGAAGCAAAAGCAGGGGGACCCCAACCATCTGAACATCACTCTCCAGTGGGAGGGCCCTGCAAAGGAGACATGAGCCAGTGGGCTCTACTGTTGCTGTCAAAAGCAAAATCCATCCTAAAGCAAACTTTCCTCTGGCTGTCGGAGCTGTCAGGGTGGGGCTTTGAAAGCTGAAGGTGACCAAAACTGCTTATTCAGGAATTCAATTCTTCCCAAAAGTAAAATCTTGCCATATTCATGGGTCCGAGTTAAAATTGTTCCTAAGAAAGCTTGTGAAGAGTAGAAGAGGTGGGGGCTTTGGCTGCAGAAGGACTGGCCTGTGCCTGTTGGCATGGGTGAGCATTTTTGCAAGGAACTTTGCCTCCTCCGGCAGTGACCTAAATTCATGTCCTGAACTTCTTCAGCACGTGCAAAGACCGAAGCAGGTGGGAGATGGTGCCCTATCTTACACTTGAACAGAAAAGCTAACTGCTAGCGGCAGCACGAGGGGAGCAGGACGACCTGGATCTTCCCTTCTTCACTTCCCCATGGCTGAGGAGCGCTGCCGtgccctgctgggcactgggatTCACCGGGGCTGGCAGCTGGCCCTGGCCGATCGTCCCATTGCTGTGTGTGCCGGAGGCAGCGGGCATCACCTCGGCTGGCTGCGTGGGGACACCGAAGGCCTCACTGGGCTCAGGGAGCCGGGGGAAATGAAATTAGGTTGTACTGTACATAGCCCTCGTTAGACAAGTCCCTTTGGGAGAGAGAGTAGATAATAATGACACTTATGATGGGCTCGGAGGTGGCCGGTTCAACGCTGCCCTTTGAGGTCTCACTCGCCTTCTGGCCCACGAGGCTTGGCCGTGCCGGGCGCCTCGGCAGGAGCGCgtggcctcaggctgggctgcGGGCTCCTCTCCTCAAAGCCAAGTGAAAATCCCCTTCCCTGGAGCCGGCgccagctggggacaccctgtGCTAGCGGCAGTGGTGACTACACCTCCGTGCTGATGGCCCGCGGGTTCGGGAAGCTGTCGCGGAGGAGGCCGTGGCGGCTCACCGTGCGGCTTTGCAGGGAGGCCATGTTGAGGGCCGGCCCCATCTCCTTGCAGCACGCGGGGGTGTAGGCGACCCTCTCGCCCCCGTTGCGCACCATGTCGGCAGTCCGGATGTAAAAGGGGGAGCCGTAGGGGGAGCAGGTCGGGCAGAAGGTGCGAGCCCCGTGCTGGTTGAGCTCGCTGGGCAGCGGCGCGGGGCTGCCCTGCCCGTCCACCATGCGGGAGCTGCAGGCGTTGCACATGGCGAGGTGCGAGTGCGTGGGCAGGTCgggctcttcctcctcctcctcctcttcctcctcctcttcctcatcggAGTCATTTTGCTTGCAGCAGTAGTACTGCGGGAAAGGGAAGGGGTTGTGTGAGGGGAAGCGGAGCAGCTGGTGGGgcagccctgccccatccccactcCCCTCATGCCCCTGCCAGAGAAACCCTCTGGGGCCACTCACGGATCTGCTCCATCATTCCTGCGCCCTGGGAAGCGGCAGAAGCCAGACCAAAGCTGTTCCTGAGCGTGCTGCAGGAGGCACCTGCTGGGGAAATCATCCCCATCCCCCTGTGAGGTTTGCAAGGGGAAGGTATTTCACCCTGCCAGCTGATAAACTGCTCCAAGTAAGCACTGTGCTTTTCATCACACGGGCATTGCTGCATGGCACAGACCTCACATTAACTTTTAAAGAGCAGGAGCTTGTAGCTAGCCGTTGTTGAAAGCCTCCTCGGTTAATTtacaagggggaaaaaaattatataaaaatctCCATCTGGCATTGCAAACCCAGCCAAGCCTGCACCTCAATTAGCAAGTGCTGTAGAGCCTCAAAAGCCTCAGGGCAGTACCCCCCACACCTAGGGGAGGGAAGGACATaactgcagcacctggggggaTAGAAGGTTTCAACTCCctgccatcacaggcaaaaaaaaaaaagaaatccatccagacccttcctgcagcagcacgtTGGCTTGGGGAGCACAGAATCCTAAAATATCCCAAGCTGGAAGGATAGAGTCCAactcctgaccctgcacaggacagcccaaAAATCATACCGTGTGCCTCAGAGCAGTGTCCAAGCACTTCTTAAGCTCTGGGAGGCTTGgggctgtgaccactgccctggggagcccgTTCCAGTGCAAGGTGGGGGTGGCAAGGCAGAGGAGACTCACCTGTAGCCTACAGTAGCAGAGCACAGCAATGATGCACAGTAGGATCACCGTCGCTAGGATTCCCCCGGTGATAACAACAGTTCCCGCTGTCATCCGACCGATTCTCCATCAAACTCTGGAAGGCAGGGACACAGAACTCACTTTGCCTGGTTTTGTCATCACATCATGGATGTGATCCCCACAAACCATCCCAAAATATTACATTCTCATATACCCTCTACCCAGCTGGAAAAGTATCAGCAATAttatcctccttctcctcctcttagTGAGAGGACACCTGAGATGCAGCATCACATGCCTTCACTGTTACTGATAATCTGACTTGGGGTCTTTGTCAAACACCCTACAGCCCACTGGCAAAACCTTACTTTTACTGAGCCAAAAGGGATGCTTTCCACCCTCCCGGCAGAAAATCCAATTTTCAGGAACAAACGTGGACTTTTCACCAGGCAAAGCCAAAGGGGAGCCTCTGAACTCCACAACAGCCTGAGCCTAAAAATTGCACCCCAGCTGCCTGTCAGTCACTAAGCAGGGCTAAGCAgcgcccagccccatccccatgCCATGGCATCCAGGGGATACTCACGTTCAGTGACGGAGGCGTTGGACCTGGAAGAAGTGGAGGAAGAGGTTAGACATGGCCTGACAGCACCCCTTGCACCTGCCTGCTTTTCACCATTTCCCAAAAATTTGCCTTGATTTGGGATCAATGTGAAGCCCTGCTTCACCCCCGTgtcattttctttaatttgaagCAGGGAAAGGAGGCATTTCCCAAGCTCTAAAGGAACAGGGCGCAGGCCTGGCTTAGTCAGCACTTGGCCTTTTCCACTTTAAAATTTGTTACAAGGAAGGCGGATGCATCATTGTGCTGATGTTTTAGGTGCCACTGGGAAACGAAATCTCTCCTCCATCCTCTCCAGGACAGGCAAGGCCCAGCATCCTCCCCCACCCCATGGACACTTACCCAGAAAAGGACAGGCAGGATGTTGCAGTCACGCTGGTCCCGGACCAGacggtggggtcaggcagcacCACATGGCCACGGGGAGACTCGGCAGCCCTGGGAGGGAGAGCAAGGAGAAAAACTCCACTGTCATCTCATCCCCCTTCCCAAAGGGGctgcccagtgtccccatccccaccaATGCCACCTCTGTCACCACACTGGGGCTAAATAAATCGGTTATTTTAGGGAGACTGTCAGGAAAGGTGGGTGCTGCAAAAGTGGGTAAAGCAAACTGCCAGGAAAGGATGACGCAGTGCCCCAAATCTGCCATTTCACCAAAACTGAGGACTTGGAGCAAGAGGTGGGTGCAGCCATGGCCCcatcaccccccacccccctggCGATAGCAGCGCAGCTGCATTTCATTACTGGCCCCTGCGTCCCTCTGTGCCTCCTCCAGAGCAGGGATAATTGATAGGGCCCAAGTGCCAGCCCGTTGCAGCTGAGGAGATCTAATTACCCGCTCACCATGCGGCCCTAATTGACGGAGAGAGGTGGCAGCTTCCAGGCGAGACCTTCCCAActctgccctggcccagcaggcACGGTGTGGAACCTTcgtccccaaaattcacccaccCTCCTCACTCTGCTGCGGTGGTTTGCACATCCTCCCTGCCACAAATTGATTTTCAGCTCATGGGAAGTTCCTGTAGGAAGCCAAAAGGCGAGCACGCATTGGATTTCCTCCTTGAGCCGCTCTCGCACatgaaacaaagggaaaaaaaaacctcaaagaaaTCAATATGTCCATAACCCAGCTAATATCACCATCCATCAGGAGACCCAGCACAGAGCTAATAATAGAGACCAACAcactcagctcctgctccctgttACCAAACTGTACCCTGAACCACTGCCAGGAGTGtgaagggacacacagggagcCTTTGGTGCAGTTGTCACCTCCCCAGGTGCCTTCCTTAACAGGGAAAAGGTGACAGTGTGTGGCTGAAAATGGCAAACGCTGACCTTTGATGACCCCAAGACGGACACGCCACAAGCTGGGCGGTGATGGATGATGCAGGCAGCTGTTCACATCCAGAAAACTTCATTTCATGGGAGCTGTGATTTGATTTAGAGCTCAGAAAGCAGCATCCAATTAGCCTGAGGATTGGAGTGAGCAGGCAGCCCTGGAGAATGACCCTGGGCAAGGAGGGACTAGCCTTGGGGATCATTTGGTCACCTCTGAGACCTGAGTGTCTCAGAGGATGGCTGAGCTTCCACATGCTCCATATCTGGTGTTACCATTTCTGGGAATGCTGGGGTCAGCATTTCACTAGTCCTGCCCAGGAACTGAGCTCTTCCTTATTAAAATAGTGAATGTTaaacaaaggcaaaaatgaaaatgaagcaCAAGAGAAGCGCTacctttcctcttctctttgGAGGGGGTGTTTTTCAAGAGGAGGAAGTTCCTGcccttctccccttccccaAACTCAACCCACCAGCAGCCCAGAAGTTCATTTCCTACCACATTTGTGACTATAAAATAGCTTTCTCTAGCCCACAGCTCTCTTCTGCATGGATGAAGAAGGGAATATAACacctcccagggaaggagaaagagcCATAGTCTCAGCAGTAACTGAGGTTTTGGGAATTACAAATTAAGTATGCTCAGAAAGGGGCAGGACAGCTACAGCAGCCTTTTCACATCTCTGCCACCAGGAACCAGCCCATGCCCCTTTTCCATCCACCCTTCCCAAACAAATCCCCACCTGCTGGGAAAGGAGGATTTTGGGTTCTGCTGGCTCAGCTCCACGCAGCCCCACCACTCCATCCCAACAAAAGGCCAAACATTTTTATGGACCCTCTAAAAGCCTAGGCTGCACTGTGAGCTGAGCAGGATAAGACACAGAGGAACAGGATAGGACACAGAGGGGGATGCACAAATCCAATTCCTGGAGGCATAGCCCCCTTTCACCTTCTGGCTTAAAAAGGGAGTCGAGagttgtttaaatatttaaatatcccaggCCGAGCAGATGCCTTGGCACTCGCTGCTCACCCGCTCCCGTGTGCCCCGGGAGAGGCAACAACCCACGGGTGGCCGCGGGGACCCTGTGGCACACGGATCATCCGAATAAAACCAGGATTTCTACGAGCAGGGCTGCGTTCCCGTCCTCCCTGCCTTTCGGGGAGCGATCAGAGCGGTGTCCCCCGGTCCCGGCGGGTCCGTGGCTCTGTCGAACTCCTCCGGGCAGGCGGGCAGAGCCGCTTGCTGCAGAgatacattttctttaattgcTCCAAGTTAGGGCCTGAAAAGTGACTCTGCGAACGAGTGGCATCTCAGCCTTCTATATTTATTCTCCTTCAATGACGTCCATAGCAGATTTGCACGGTTTGCAAGTCGATGGCGAGGTTTTTGCCAGCCAccagcactcccagcccagctgagacGCTGCCGTCCTTTCTCACCCTGGCTGTCCCCGCAGCCTCAGCTCATCCCTGCCACCCGACAGGGGTCAAGcactcccagcagagctcaggagcaggtttaggctggggcagggcacgGTTATACACCAAGAGCATCATGCCAAACCTTGCCACAAGTCCTGCCCCAACCtaagctctgctctcctggttTTGCTCTGCAGCTCATGGGATAATTCAATGAAATGTCTGCCTGGTAAATTAGCCCAGCCGCTGCCTCACCAGAGTCATCTCCCAGGGCCTAATTGGAAAAAACCAGCATCAGGGGCTGCCTTTTCAAAACAGATTATGGCAGCAGGCAAcagggcagctcccaggcagctgcgACCTGCCCCACACGGACCCAGCCCAGTGAGATTCAGGGGGATCAACCCTCTGCTGCAAACTCCCAGCCATGGGGCAGGATGGGTGCTCAGGCAAGGCCGGGGTCCCCCAAACTCCCTGCATGTCAGGTGCTCTGTACTGCAAAGCATGAGGGGATAAACCAAACCATGGAGGGGCAGAGCCAAGGAGACCCCACCACACAAGCGAGCTGAGCCAAATGAAATTTTACCCAGAGCAATGGCAATGTGGTGGGATGCGGCTGGCGGCCCCCCAGGAGCCTCCCTCTGGTCCCAGTGCTCGTCTCCAGGCTTCCTGCCCAGGTGGCAAACCCCTGGGTCACTGTGAAGCCAAATCAGCTGaacctgctgctggctctgctggagtTATACCAGAGTCTGGACCAGTCTGCAGACAGAAATCACAGCAGCCGTTGGGAAAACTTTTATTTCTGCCTGCTGCAGAGATCTCCAAATAAGGTTTTTCCCAGCAGAAATGGTTTTTCGTGGGACCCATTTCCTCCCCAAGGCTTTTTCCTGCTGTGATGCCTTTGGTGCCTTGAGCCACATGGGTTTTTCCCAGCAGTTTTGCTGCAGCCAACACCCTGCTCCTGGCTACCACAAGGGCAGCCAGGTCGCAGAGGTGACACTGTCCCCCAGCTGAGGCTCCAGTGAGTCACAGGCAGTCATCAAAATCAAAAATTCTGTGAACTGCTGCAAATCTGCCCTTGCTTTCCCTCTCTGACTTGGACCAGCTCCCCAAGGCTCCTCACTGcctcttcccagcccagggatAGGAAAGACAAAATACCAACAAGGATGTGAAATCAgctcttttctttcaaaagctttgtggaaaaggcaaaatattaatctcaatttaaaaaaaagaaatcaaacaccCTCAATAGTGGAAGGTGCCAGGCAGACCCCAGCTCCCAGGTGAGCAGAAGGGCTGCACTCCTGCTGTAACACTGTGCTCCTGACCTGCTGAGCCCAAGAGATCCCTTCTCCTGGCCATCAAACTCGACCAAAAACCACCTTCTTGCCCGTCCAGGTTCACTGCCTCCCACACCACGCCTCATCCTGCCCTGTGGGAGCCCAGGAGAACTCCCCTGCCAACAGCAATTTGTCTTTACAGCCACAAAGGACCAAGCATCCCCCTCCCATCTCTGTCCAAGTGTGTGAAGCCCTGGCACATCCTGGGACCAGCTACATTCCTCTCCTGGGAGACCTCCCAGCACTTCTCAGACTTCTGGAGGAAGGACAGCTTTGTAGCCTGGGACGTCTCAGGCACGGATTATCCTGGTATCTCGTTACTTGAGCATCTCATCTGCCCTTTATCTCCTTAAGCTACTATTCAGATCCCATCTCGCCTGCCTGCGTGGATTAACTGCAGCCGTGGATACGACGGAGGGACACAGAAGGGACAATcaccccaccctgtccccaaaAACACACCCAGACACCAAATCCCGTGGgctcagccagggctacacctgGATCAAGGCAAATCTATAGAATTACAACCCcatttgcagctcctcctcattGCAGGGCGGCTTAAAACCCAGGGCGGGAGAACGGCAGCTCCCTCCTCATCCCCCCGCACGTCTCCTGCCCGCTGTGTTCGCCCAGCCGGCTCCCAGTCAGCCCAGCTCGGGTGGATGCGGTCCCGGGAAGGGCGGTgagcagcccaggacacagggaaggcGTCACAGCGGGATGCAGGATGCGAAAATCCACCCGGCTCATCTCCCGCCGCCgtgcccagggctcctcccGGGCCAGGACCTGGCGAAAGCCCCGTGTGCCCGAGGCCAGGAACGTGTGCCGGGGAGCCGCTCCGCCGCGCTCCCAAAATAACCAGGGACAAAACCGGTGGCACGAAGCCAAGTCACACAGAGAAAGGCTTTTGAGATTATCCCGCACGTCAGATCCCCACGGGCGCTCCGGAGCCAGGCAGCACCTGGCcagcatccctgctgcaggcaccgtccctcccagcacccacacaccccgtgaggagcagctgcagcagccggGAGTGCAGCGAGCCGGGGTGCTGGGTGTGTCCCAGGTGAGACTGACCCTGGCCAAAACGCTGGGGAATTTCCCCACACACGTGTGCAAAAGGCTTGGGACCTTCCTATGGCCACAGCCTGAGGAGAGCCAGAGCCCAGGCTGGatcctgctgtgctgtggatCCCTGGAGGACACAGACCTGGAGAGCAAGGGCTTGGATCTTACTTGCACCCGTGTTGCCCCTGTCACAATGGGTGCTTACAACATCCAGGAAAAGATGGATCCTTGTGAGATtggaaaggagcaggaaagGTTATTTGCTTCCACCCTGATTCCACCCTTGATGTTTGCGCCTTGCACTGCTGTGGGTATCCCCATGACTGATTTAACCCCGTGGCAAGGCACCAACACAGCACaggtgttccccagcaccagccAGCATTCCCAGCACTCTCCCCAGCAGTGTGATCAGCCAGCCTCCTGCCAAGGATGCTCCACAGTtcattcccagccctgggcaggtcTTTCCAGCACT contains the following coding sequences:
- the LOC110478934 gene encoding protein FAM163A, with product MTAGTVVITGGILATVILLCIIAVLCYCRLQYYCCKQNDSDEEEEEEEEEEEEEPDLPTHSHLAMCNACSSRMVDGQGSPAPLPSELNQHGARTFCPTCSPYGSPFYIRTADMVRNGGERVAYTPACCKEMGPALNMASLQSRTVSRHGLLRDSFPNPRAISTEV